One window of the Shewanella maritima genome contains the following:
- a CDS encoding LysR family transcriptional regulator codes for MRDSAILIPIGLLTVTSPVEATLLMRTIIMQIDLTHHGLKDRFNLFIDGDMGKLMAISIEQLHAFSETVEKGGFKQASRSIGKHAVTISGLVANLESEVGFELFVRKPRSLELTEKGNQLFEHARSVLRELEHFDAKASSLLEEEPSRITIAMDTALSGEELSQVYKQLFVRFPTLEVKILTGDALLVRSWVLTGQADIGFSVGTFSMPHELSSARAFSFQIANVASPDLGIAGKQLTKHQVRGLRQISVNFLKDLGLSEGHNISNKVTYCNSLHEILNLVKHCSCWAIMPLYLCREAIENGEVDKFELEVEDSAHWYTDVIWRTEKPVNSAMRLVIDGILKLEDR; via the coding sequence GTTACTTCACCTGTTGAAGCAACGCTTTTGATGCGGACAATTATTATGCAGATTGATTTGACTCACCATGGTCTCAAGGATAGGTTTAACCTATTCATTGATGGTGACATGGGCAAGCTAATGGCAATTTCAATCGAACAATTACATGCATTTAGTGAAACTGTAGAGAAAGGTGGCTTTAAACAAGCTAGCCGAAGCATAGGAAAACATGCCGTAACCATCAGTGGGTTAGTGGCAAATTTAGAAAGTGAGGTCGGCTTTGAGTTATTTGTTCGTAAGCCTCGATCACTGGAGTTGACGGAAAAAGGTAATCAACTGTTTGAGCATGCACGTTCAGTGTTGCGAGAGCTTGAGCACTTTGATGCTAAAGCCAGCAGTTTATTGGAAGAAGAGCCCAGTCGAATCACTATTGCGATGGATACCGCCCTCAGTGGAGAAGAACTATCACAGGTTTATAAGCAGCTTTTTGTTCGATTCCCAACGCTTGAAGTGAAAATACTGACTGGAGATGCGCTGTTGGTGAGAAGCTGGGTATTAACAGGACAAGCTGATATTGGCTTTAGTGTCGGTACTTTTTCAATGCCTCATGAGCTCTCATCAGCTAGGGCCTTTAGTTTCCAAATTGCCAATGTCGCCTCACCAGACCTAGGGATCGCTGGCAAACAATTGACCAAACACCAAGTTCGCGGATTACGGCAGATATCAGTTAACTTTCTGAAAGATCTAGGCCTCAGTGAAGGCCACAATATCAGCAATAAAGTCACATATTGCAATAGCTTGCATGAAATATTGAATTTAGTGAAACATTGCTCCTGCTGGGCAATCATGCCGCTGTACTTATGCAGAGAAGCCATTGAAAACGGAGAAGTCGATAAATTTGAATTAGAAGTAGAAGACAGCGCACACTGGTATACAGACGTCATTTGGCGAACAGAAAAACCCGTCAACTCGGCAATGCGCTTAGTAATAGACGGCATATTAAAATTAGAAGACCGCTAA
- a CDS encoding LysR family transcriptional regulator, whose product MSASLDQLRAFVATVDNKGMAQAARHLGKHVSTVREQLNNLEIDTGLELFIRHARSMEVTPQGEQLYKSAVAMLKEAALFDANVDSILQGVPDKLTIAIDSSLMESEIDNMIARITKAYPHMSLKLLTSDTMQIQSWILSGIADIGLMFNTLRLHDELKSEKAYSFGVQHIVPASWDLPAELDSDFLNDKLQISLSFLSDIGMRSADVTSHRFMLCNNAMQTLNLIKAGVGWASLPGFICQQALNEKQVQLYQATQESVSDWNTNIVWLKQKVLNPAMKMFIEEIHTLPTVR is encoded by the coding sequence CTCAGGCCGCCAGGCACCTGGGAAAGCATGTCTCTACAGTGAGAGAGCAGTTAAACAACTTAGAGATTGATACTGGGCTGGAGTTGTTTATTCGTCATGCACGCTCAATGGAAGTGACCCCTCAAGGCGAACAGCTTTATAAGTCGGCGGTTGCCATGCTAAAAGAAGCAGCGCTGTTCGATGCTAACGTAGACAGTATATTGCAGGGCGTACCTGACAAGCTAACGATTGCTATCGATTCAAGCCTTATGGAAAGTGAGATTGATAATATGATCGCGCGTATCACCAAGGCTTACCCGCACATGTCATTGAAGTTGCTGACCAGTGACACTATGCAAATTCAAAGTTGGATTCTCTCGGGTATTGCTGATATTGGCTTAATGTTCAATACACTGCGCCTGCACGATGAACTTAAAAGCGAGAAAGCTTACTCCTTTGGTGTGCAGCACATAGTGCCAGCCTCGTGGGATTTACCCGCTGAATTAGACTCAGACTTTCTCAATGATAAGTTGCAAATTAGCCTGTCTTTTTTATCGGATATAGGCATGCGCAGCGCTGATGTCACCAGTCATCGATTTATGCTTTGCAACAATGCAATGCAGACTCTGAATTTGATAAAAGCAGGTGTGGGGTGGGCATCTCTACCGGGCTTTATTTGCCAGCAAGCGCTTAATGAAAAGCAGGTTCAGCTGTATCAAGCCACGCAAGAAAGCGTGTCTGACTGGAACACTAACATCGTCTGGCTAAAGCAAAAAGTGCTCAACCCCGCGATGAAGATGTTTATTGAAGAGATCCACACACTGCCTACAGTGCGTTAG